A window of Festucalex cinctus isolate MCC-2025b chromosome 6, RoL_Fcin_1.0, whole genome shotgun sequence contains these coding sequences:
- the camk2d2 gene encoding calcium/calmodulin-dependent protein kinase type II delta 2 chain isoform X1 → MALTICTRFTDEYQLFEELGKGAFSVVRRCVKISSGQEYAAKIINTKKLSARDHQKLEREARICRLLKHPNIVRLHDSISEEGFHYLVFDLVTGGELFEDIVAREYYSEADASHCIQQILESVHHCHVNGIVHRDLKPENLLLASKLKGAAVKLADFGLAIEVQGDQQAWFGFAGTPGYLSPEVLRKDPYGKPVDMWACGVILYILLVGYPPFWDEDQHRLYQQIKAGAYDFPSPEWDTVTPEAKDLINKMLTINPSKRITASEALKHPWICQRSTVASMMHRQETVECLKKFNARRKLKGAILTTLLVTRNFSAAKSLLNKKSDGVKVNNKANTATSPKDTGPAPALEPQTTVIHNPVDGNKESIESANTTIEDEDVKALRLGSLVSGILSSKSRSSQMSESRQTPASSFQTCTNNTKARKQEIIKVTEQLIESINNGDFEAYAKICDPGLTSFEPEALGNLVEGHDFHRFYFENALSKGNKPVHTILLNPHVHLIGENAACIAYIRLTQYMDGSGMPRTMQSEETRVWHRRDGKWQNIHFHRSGSPSIPSH, encoded by the exons ATCATCAAAAGCTGGAGAGAGAGGCGAGGATCTGCCGTTTACTGAAGCACCCCAACattg TGCGCCTTCATGACAGCATATCAGAGGAAGGCTTCCACTATTTGGTGTTTGATCT CGTGACGGGAGGGGAGCTCTTCGAGGACATCGTTGCCCGCGAGTACTACAGCGAGGCTGATGCCAG CCACTGCATCCAACAGATTCTGGAGAGTGTCCATCACTGCCATGTTAATGGCATCGTCCACAGGGATTTGAAG CCTGAGAACCTTCTATTGGCCAGTAAGCTGAAGGGGGCGGCTGTCAAGTTAGCTGACTTTGGGCTGGCTATCGAGGTGCAGGGGGACCAGCAGGCATGGTTTG GCTTTGCTGGTACCCCAGGGTACTTGTCTCCTGAGGTTTTGAGGAAAGATCCATATGGGAAACCAGTGGATATGTGGGCATGCG GAGTGATTTTGTATATTCTACTGGTGGGCTACCCTCCATTCTGGGATGAAGACCAGCACCGCCTTTATCAACAAATCAAGGCTGGGGCCTATGAC TTCCCATCCCCCGAGTGGGACACCGTAACTCCCGAGGCCAAAGATCTGATCAACAAGATGCTAACCATCAACCCCAGTAAACGCATCACTGCCTCAGAGGCCCTCAAACATCCCTGGATCTGC CAACGGTCCACTGTAGCCTCCATGATGCACAGGCAGGAGACTGTGGAGTGCCTGAAAAAATTCAACGCCAGGAGGAAACTCAAG GGGGCCATACTGACCACTTTGCTGGTCACAAGAAACTTCTCAG CAGCCAAGAGTTTGCTGAACAAAAAGTCAGACGGCGTTAAG gtaaacaacaaagcaaacacAGCGACCAGTCCTAAAGACACTGGCCCTGCTCCTGCACTG GAACCACAGACGACCGTGATCCACAATCCTGTGGATGGAAACAAG GAGTCCATTGAGAGTGCCAACACCACCATCGAAGATGAGGACGTTAAAG CCCTTCGTCTGGGCAGCTTAGTGAGCGGTATCTTGAGCTCTAAGAGCCGTTCCTCACAGATGTCGGAGTCAAGGCAGACTCCCGCCTCCTCATTTCAAA CCTGCACCAATAACACTAAAG CTCGCAAGCAGGAAATTATCAAAGTCACCGAGCAGTTGATTGAGTCTATCAACAATGGAGACTTTGAGGCCTACGC GAAGATTTGTGATCCCGGTCTGACTTCTTTTGAGCCCGAGGCACTGGGAAATCTGGTTGAAGGACACGACTTCCACCGCTTTTACTTTGAGAACG CCCTGTCTAAAGGGAACAAGCCCGTGCACACCATTCTCTTGAACCCGCACGTTCACCTGATCGGGGAGAACGCGGCGTGCATCGCCTACATTCGGCTGACCCAGTACATGGACGGCAGCGGCATGCCGCGCACCATGCAGTCCGAGGAGACCCGCGTGTGGCACCGCCGCGACGGCAAGTGGCAGAACATCCACTTCCACCGCTCCGGCTCCCCCAGCATCCCCTCCCA ttaa
- the camk2d2 gene encoding calcium/calmodulin-dependent protein kinase type II delta 2 chain isoform X3, which translates to MALTICTRFTDEYQLFEELGKGAFSVVRRCVKISSGQEYAAKIINTKKLSARDHQKLEREARICRLLKHPNIVRLHDSISEEGFHYLVFDLVTGGELFEDIVAREYYSEADASHCIQQILESVHHCHVNGIVHRDLKPENLLLASKLKGAAVKLADFGLAIEVQGDQQAWFGFAGTPGYLSPEVLRKDPYGKPVDMWACGVILYILLVGYPPFWDEDQHRLYQQIKAGAYDFPSPEWDTVTPEAKDLINKMLTINPSKRITASEALKHPWICQRSTVASMMHRQETVECLKKFNARRKLKGAILTTLLVTRNFSAKSLLNKKSDGVKVNNKANTATSPKDTGPAPALEPQTTVIHNPVDGNKESIESANTTIEDEDVKALRLGSLVSGILSSKSRSSQMSESRQTPASSFQTCTNNTKARKQEIIKVTEQLIESINNGDFEAYAKICDPGLTSFEPEALGNLVEGHDFHRFYFENALSKGNKPVHTILLNPHVHLIGENAACIAYIRLTQYMDGSGMPRTMQSEETRVWHRRDGKWQNIHFHRSGSPSIPSH; encoded by the exons ATCATCAAAAGCTGGAGAGAGAGGCGAGGATCTGCCGTTTACTGAAGCACCCCAACattg TGCGCCTTCATGACAGCATATCAGAGGAAGGCTTCCACTATTTGGTGTTTGATCT CGTGACGGGAGGGGAGCTCTTCGAGGACATCGTTGCCCGCGAGTACTACAGCGAGGCTGATGCCAG CCACTGCATCCAACAGATTCTGGAGAGTGTCCATCACTGCCATGTTAATGGCATCGTCCACAGGGATTTGAAG CCTGAGAACCTTCTATTGGCCAGTAAGCTGAAGGGGGCGGCTGTCAAGTTAGCTGACTTTGGGCTGGCTATCGAGGTGCAGGGGGACCAGCAGGCATGGTTTG GCTTTGCTGGTACCCCAGGGTACTTGTCTCCTGAGGTTTTGAGGAAAGATCCATATGGGAAACCAGTGGATATGTGGGCATGCG GAGTGATTTTGTATATTCTACTGGTGGGCTACCCTCCATTCTGGGATGAAGACCAGCACCGCCTTTATCAACAAATCAAGGCTGGGGCCTATGAC TTCCCATCCCCCGAGTGGGACACCGTAACTCCCGAGGCCAAAGATCTGATCAACAAGATGCTAACCATCAACCCCAGTAAACGCATCACTGCCTCAGAGGCCCTCAAACATCCCTGGATCTGC CAACGGTCCACTGTAGCCTCCATGATGCACAGGCAGGAGACTGTGGAGTGCCTGAAAAAATTCAACGCCAGGAGGAAACTCAAG GGGGCCATACTGACCACTTTGCTGGTCACAAGAAACTTCTCAG CCAAGAGTTTGCTGAACAAAAAGTCAGACGGCGTTAAG gtaaacaacaaagcaaacacAGCGACCAGTCCTAAAGACACTGGCCCTGCTCCTGCACTG GAACCACAGACGACCGTGATCCACAATCCTGTGGATGGAAACAAG GAGTCCATTGAGAGTGCCAACACCACCATCGAAGATGAGGACGTTAAAG CCCTTCGTCTGGGCAGCTTAGTGAGCGGTATCTTGAGCTCTAAGAGCCGTTCCTCACAGATGTCGGAGTCAAGGCAGACTCCCGCCTCCTCATTTCAAA CCTGCACCAATAACACTAAAG CTCGCAAGCAGGAAATTATCAAAGTCACCGAGCAGTTGATTGAGTCTATCAACAATGGAGACTTTGAGGCCTACGC GAAGATTTGTGATCCCGGTCTGACTTCTTTTGAGCCCGAGGCACTGGGAAATCTGGTTGAAGGACACGACTTCCACCGCTTTTACTTTGAGAACG CCCTGTCTAAAGGGAACAAGCCCGTGCACACCATTCTCTTGAACCCGCACGTTCACCTGATCGGGGAGAACGCGGCGTGCATCGCCTACATTCGGCTGACCCAGTACATGGACGGCAGCGGCATGCCGCGCACCATGCAGTCCGAGGAGACCCGCGTGTGGCACCGCCGCGACGGCAAGTGGCAGAACATCCACTTCCACCGCTCCGGCTCCCCCAGCATCCCCTCCCA ttaa
- the camk2d2 gene encoding calcium/calmodulin-dependent protein kinase type II delta 2 chain isoform X5 gives MALTICTRFTDEYQLFEELGKGAFSVVRRCVKISSGQEYAAKIINTKKLSARDHQKLEREARICRLLKHPNIVRLHDSISEEGFHYLVFDLVTGGELFEDIVAREYYSEADASHCIQQILESVHHCHVNGIVHRDLKPENLLLASKLKGAAVKLADFGLAIEVQGDQQAWFGFAGTPGYLSPEVLRKDPYGKPVDMWACGVILYILLVGYPPFWDEDQHRLYQQIKAGAYDFPSPEWDTVTPEAKDLINKMLTINPSKRITASEALKHPWICQRSTVASMMHRQETVECLKKFNARRKLKGAILTTLLVTRNFSAKSLLNKKSDGVKEPQTTVIHNPVDGNKESIESANTTIEDEDVKALRLGSLVSGILSSKSRSSQMSESRQTPASSFQTCTNNTKARKQEIIKVTEQLIESINNGDFEAYAKICDPGLTSFEPEALGNLVEGHDFHRFYFENALSKGNKPVHTILLNPHVHLIGENAACIAYIRLTQYMDGSGMPRTMQSEETRVWHRRDGKWQNIHFHRSGSPSIPSH, from the exons ATCATCAAAAGCTGGAGAGAGAGGCGAGGATCTGCCGTTTACTGAAGCACCCCAACattg TGCGCCTTCATGACAGCATATCAGAGGAAGGCTTCCACTATTTGGTGTTTGATCT CGTGACGGGAGGGGAGCTCTTCGAGGACATCGTTGCCCGCGAGTACTACAGCGAGGCTGATGCCAG CCACTGCATCCAACAGATTCTGGAGAGTGTCCATCACTGCCATGTTAATGGCATCGTCCACAGGGATTTGAAG CCTGAGAACCTTCTATTGGCCAGTAAGCTGAAGGGGGCGGCTGTCAAGTTAGCTGACTTTGGGCTGGCTATCGAGGTGCAGGGGGACCAGCAGGCATGGTTTG GCTTTGCTGGTACCCCAGGGTACTTGTCTCCTGAGGTTTTGAGGAAAGATCCATATGGGAAACCAGTGGATATGTGGGCATGCG GAGTGATTTTGTATATTCTACTGGTGGGCTACCCTCCATTCTGGGATGAAGACCAGCACCGCCTTTATCAACAAATCAAGGCTGGGGCCTATGAC TTCCCATCCCCCGAGTGGGACACCGTAACTCCCGAGGCCAAAGATCTGATCAACAAGATGCTAACCATCAACCCCAGTAAACGCATCACTGCCTCAGAGGCCCTCAAACATCCCTGGATCTGC CAACGGTCCACTGTAGCCTCCATGATGCACAGGCAGGAGACTGTGGAGTGCCTGAAAAAATTCAACGCCAGGAGGAAACTCAAG GGGGCCATACTGACCACTTTGCTGGTCACAAGAAACTTCTCAG CCAAGAGTTTGCTGAACAAAAAGTCAGACGGCGTTAAG GAACCACAGACGACCGTGATCCACAATCCTGTGGATGGAAACAAG GAGTCCATTGAGAGTGCCAACACCACCATCGAAGATGAGGACGTTAAAG CCCTTCGTCTGGGCAGCTTAGTGAGCGGTATCTTGAGCTCTAAGAGCCGTTCCTCACAGATGTCGGAGTCAAGGCAGACTCCCGCCTCCTCATTTCAAA CCTGCACCAATAACACTAAAG CTCGCAAGCAGGAAATTATCAAAGTCACCGAGCAGTTGATTGAGTCTATCAACAATGGAGACTTTGAGGCCTACGC GAAGATTTGTGATCCCGGTCTGACTTCTTTTGAGCCCGAGGCACTGGGAAATCTGGTTGAAGGACACGACTTCCACCGCTTTTACTTTGAGAACG CCCTGTCTAAAGGGAACAAGCCCGTGCACACCATTCTCTTGAACCCGCACGTTCACCTGATCGGGGAGAACGCGGCGTGCATCGCCTACATTCGGCTGACCCAGTACATGGACGGCAGCGGCATGCCGCGCACCATGCAGTCCGAGGAGACCCGCGTGTGGCACCGCCGCGACGGCAAGTGGCAGAACATCCACTTCCACCGCTCCGGCTCCCCCAGCATCCCCTCCCA ttaa
- the camk2d2 gene encoding calcium/calmodulin-dependent protein kinase type II delta 2 chain isoform X6, translating into MALTICTRFTDEYQLFEELGKGAFSVVRRCVKISSGQEYAAKIINTKKLSARDHQKLEREARICRLLKHPNIVRLHDSISEEGFHYLVFDLVTGGELFEDIVAREYYSEADASHCIQQILESVHHCHVNGIVHRDLKPENLLLASKLKGAAVKLADFGLAIEVQGDQQAWFGFAGTPGYLSPEVLRKDPYGKPVDMWACGVILYILLVGYPPFWDEDQHRLYQQIKAGAYDFPSPEWDTVTPEAKDLINKMLTINPSKRITASEALKHPWICQRSTVASMMHRQETVECLKKFNARRKLKGAILTTLLVTRNFSAAKSLLNKKSDGVKVNNKANTATSPKDTGPAPALEPQTTVIHNPVDGNKESIESANTTIEDEDVKACTNNTKARKQEIIKVTEQLIESINNGDFEAYAKICDPGLTSFEPEALGNLVEGHDFHRFYFENALSKGNKPVHTILLNPHVHLIGENAACIAYIRLTQYMDGSGMPRTMQSEETRVWHRRDGKWQNIHFHRSGSPSIPSH; encoded by the exons ATCATCAAAAGCTGGAGAGAGAGGCGAGGATCTGCCGTTTACTGAAGCACCCCAACattg TGCGCCTTCATGACAGCATATCAGAGGAAGGCTTCCACTATTTGGTGTTTGATCT CGTGACGGGAGGGGAGCTCTTCGAGGACATCGTTGCCCGCGAGTACTACAGCGAGGCTGATGCCAG CCACTGCATCCAACAGATTCTGGAGAGTGTCCATCACTGCCATGTTAATGGCATCGTCCACAGGGATTTGAAG CCTGAGAACCTTCTATTGGCCAGTAAGCTGAAGGGGGCGGCTGTCAAGTTAGCTGACTTTGGGCTGGCTATCGAGGTGCAGGGGGACCAGCAGGCATGGTTTG GCTTTGCTGGTACCCCAGGGTACTTGTCTCCTGAGGTTTTGAGGAAAGATCCATATGGGAAACCAGTGGATATGTGGGCATGCG GAGTGATTTTGTATATTCTACTGGTGGGCTACCCTCCATTCTGGGATGAAGACCAGCACCGCCTTTATCAACAAATCAAGGCTGGGGCCTATGAC TTCCCATCCCCCGAGTGGGACACCGTAACTCCCGAGGCCAAAGATCTGATCAACAAGATGCTAACCATCAACCCCAGTAAACGCATCACTGCCTCAGAGGCCCTCAAACATCCCTGGATCTGC CAACGGTCCACTGTAGCCTCCATGATGCACAGGCAGGAGACTGTGGAGTGCCTGAAAAAATTCAACGCCAGGAGGAAACTCAAG GGGGCCATACTGACCACTTTGCTGGTCACAAGAAACTTCTCAG CAGCCAAGAGTTTGCTGAACAAAAAGTCAGACGGCGTTAAG gtaaacaacaaagcaaacacAGCGACCAGTCCTAAAGACACTGGCCCTGCTCCTGCACTG GAACCACAGACGACCGTGATCCACAATCCTGTGGATGGAAACAAG GAGTCCATTGAGAGTGCCAACACCACCATCGAAGATGAGGACGTTAAAG CCTGCACCAATAACACTAAAG CTCGCAAGCAGGAAATTATCAAAGTCACCGAGCAGTTGATTGAGTCTATCAACAATGGAGACTTTGAGGCCTACGC GAAGATTTGTGATCCCGGTCTGACTTCTTTTGAGCCCGAGGCACTGGGAAATCTGGTTGAAGGACACGACTTCCACCGCTTTTACTTTGAGAACG CCCTGTCTAAAGGGAACAAGCCCGTGCACACCATTCTCTTGAACCCGCACGTTCACCTGATCGGGGAGAACGCGGCGTGCATCGCCTACATTCGGCTGACCCAGTACATGGACGGCAGCGGCATGCCGCGCACCATGCAGTCCGAGGAGACCCGCGTGTGGCACCGCCGCGACGGCAAGTGGCAGAACATCCACTTCCACCGCTCCGGCTCCCCCAGCATCCCCTCCCA ttaa
- the camk2d2 gene encoding calcium/calmodulin-dependent protein kinase type II delta 2 chain isoform X4, with the protein MALTICTRFTDEYQLFEELGKGAFSVVRRCVKISSGQEYAAKIINTKKLSARDHQKLEREARICRLLKHPNIVRLHDSISEEGFHYLVFDLVTGGELFEDIVAREYYSEADASHCIQQILESVHHCHVNGIVHRDLKPENLLLASKLKGAAVKLADFGLAIEVQGDQQAWFGFAGTPGYLSPEVLRKDPYGKPVDMWACGVILYILLVGYPPFWDEDQHRLYQQIKAGAYDFPSPEWDTVTPEAKDLINKMLTINPSKRITASEALKHPWICQRSTVASMMHRQETVECLKKFNARRKLKGAILTTLLVTRNFSAAKSLLNKKSDGVKEPQTTVIHNPVDGNKESIESANTTIEDEDVKALRLGSLVSGILSSKSRSSQMSESRQTPASSFQTCTNNTKARKQEIIKVTEQLIESINNGDFEAYAKICDPGLTSFEPEALGNLVEGHDFHRFYFENALSKGNKPVHTILLNPHVHLIGENAACIAYIRLTQYMDGSGMPRTMQSEETRVWHRRDGKWQNIHFHRSGSPSIPSH; encoded by the exons ATCATCAAAAGCTGGAGAGAGAGGCGAGGATCTGCCGTTTACTGAAGCACCCCAACattg TGCGCCTTCATGACAGCATATCAGAGGAAGGCTTCCACTATTTGGTGTTTGATCT CGTGACGGGAGGGGAGCTCTTCGAGGACATCGTTGCCCGCGAGTACTACAGCGAGGCTGATGCCAG CCACTGCATCCAACAGATTCTGGAGAGTGTCCATCACTGCCATGTTAATGGCATCGTCCACAGGGATTTGAAG CCTGAGAACCTTCTATTGGCCAGTAAGCTGAAGGGGGCGGCTGTCAAGTTAGCTGACTTTGGGCTGGCTATCGAGGTGCAGGGGGACCAGCAGGCATGGTTTG GCTTTGCTGGTACCCCAGGGTACTTGTCTCCTGAGGTTTTGAGGAAAGATCCATATGGGAAACCAGTGGATATGTGGGCATGCG GAGTGATTTTGTATATTCTACTGGTGGGCTACCCTCCATTCTGGGATGAAGACCAGCACCGCCTTTATCAACAAATCAAGGCTGGGGCCTATGAC TTCCCATCCCCCGAGTGGGACACCGTAACTCCCGAGGCCAAAGATCTGATCAACAAGATGCTAACCATCAACCCCAGTAAACGCATCACTGCCTCAGAGGCCCTCAAACATCCCTGGATCTGC CAACGGTCCACTGTAGCCTCCATGATGCACAGGCAGGAGACTGTGGAGTGCCTGAAAAAATTCAACGCCAGGAGGAAACTCAAG GGGGCCATACTGACCACTTTGCTGGTCACAAGAAACTTCTCAG CAGCCAAGAGTTTGCTGAACAAAAAGTCAGACGGCGTTAAG GAACCACAGACGACCGTGATCCACAATCCTGTGGATGGAAACAAG GAGTCCATTGAGAGTGCCAACACCACCATCGAAGATGAGGACGTTAAAG CCCTTCGTCTGGGCAGCTTAGTGAGCGGTATCTTGAGCTCTAAGAGCCGTTCCTCACAGATGTCGGAGTCAAGGCAGACTCCCGCCTCCTCATTTCAAA CCTGCACCAATAACACTAAAG CTCGCAAGCAGGAAATTATCAAAGTCACCGAGCAGTTGATTGAGTCTATCAACAATGGAGACTTTGAGGCCTACGC GAAGATTTGTGATCCCGGTCTGACTTCTTTTGAGCCCGAGGCACTGGGAAATCTGGTTGAAGGACACGACTTCCACCGCTTTTACTTTGAGAACG CCCTGTCTAAAGGGAACAAGCCCGTGCACACCATTCTCTTGAACCCGCACGTTCACCTGATCGGGGAGAACGCGGCGTGCATCGCCTACATTCGGCTGACCCAGTACATGGACGGCAGCGGCATGCCGCGCACCATGCAGTCCGAGGAGACCCGCGTGTGGCACCGCCGCGACGGCAAGTGGCAGAACATCCACTTCCACCGCTCCGGCTCCCCCAGCATCCCCTCCCA ttaa
- the camk2d2 gene encoding calcium/calmodulin-dependent protein kinase type II delta 2 chain isoform X2: MALTICTRFTDEYQLFEELGKGAFSVVRRCVKISSGQEYAAKIINTKKLSARDHQKLEREARICRLLKHPNIVRLHDSISEEGFHYLVFDLVTGGELFEDIVAREYYSEADASHCIQQILESVHHCHVNGIVHRDLKPENLLLASKLKGAAVKLADFGLAIEVQGDQQAWFGFAGTPGYLSPEVLRKDPYGKPVDMWACGVILYILLVGYPPFWDEDQHRLYQQIKAGAYDFPSPEWDTVTPEAKDLINKMLTINPSKRITASEALKHPWICQRSTVASMMHRQETVECLKKFNARRKLKGAILTTLLVTRNFSAAKSLLNKKSDGVKVNNKANTATSPKDTGPAPALEPQTTVIHNPVDGNKESIESANTTIEDEDVKALRLGSLVSGILSSKSRSSQMSESRQTPASSFQTCTNNTKARKQEIIKVTEQLIESINNGDFEAYAKICDPGLTSFEPEALGNLVEGHDFHRFYFENALSKGNKPVHTILLNPHVHLIGENAACIAYIRLTQYMDGSGMPRTMQSEETRVWHRRDGKWQNIHFHRSGSPSIPSQ; this comes from the exons ATCATCAAAAGCTGGAGAGAGAGGCGAGGATCTGCCGTTTACTGAAGCACCCCAACattg TGCGCCTTCATGACAGCATATCAGAGGAAGGCTTCCACTATTTGGTGTTTGATCT CGTGACGGGAGGGGAGCTCTTCGAGGACATCGTTGCCCGCGAGTACTACAGCGAGGCTGATGCCAG CCACTGCATCCAACAGATTCTGGAGAGTGTCCATCACTGCCATGTTAATGGCATCGTCCACAGGGATTTGAAG CCTGAGAACCTTCTATTGGCCAGTAAGCTGAAGGGGGCGGCTGTCAAGTTAGCTGACTTTGGGCTGGCTATCGAGGTGCAGGGGGACCAGCAGGCATGGTTTG GCTTTGCTGGTACCCCAGGGTACTTGTCTCCTGAGGTTTTGAGGAAAGATCCATATGGGAAACCAGTGGATATGTGGGCATGCG GAGTGATTTTGTATATTCTACTGGTGGGCTACCCTCCATTCTGGGATGAAGACCAGCACCGCCTTTATCAACAAATCAAGGCTGGGGCCTATGAC TTCCCATCCCCCGAGTGGGACACCGTAACTCCCGAGGCCAAAGATCTGATCAACAAGATGCTAACCATCAACCCCAGTAAACGCATCACTGCCTCAGAGGCCCTCAAACATCCCTGGATCTGC CAACGGTCCACTGTAGCCTCCATGATGCACAGGCAGGAGACTGTGGAGTGCCTGAAAAAATTCAACGCCAGGAGGAAACTCAAG GGGGCCATACTGACCACTTTGCTGGTCACAAGAAACTTCTCAG CAGCCAAGAGTTTGCTGAACAAAAAGTCAGACGGCGTTAAG gtaaacaacaaagcaaacacAGCGACCAGTCCTAAAGACACTGGCCCTGCTCCTGCACTG GAACCACAGACGACCGTGATCCACAATCCTGTGGATGGAAACAAG GAGTCCATTGAGAGTGCCAACACCACCATCGAAGATGAGGACGTTAAAG CCCTTCGTCTGGGCAGCTTAGTGAGCGGTATCTTGAGCTCTAAGAGCCGTTCCTCACAGATGTCGGAGTCAAGGCAGACTCCCGCCTCCTCATTTCAAA CCTGCACCAATAACACTAAAG CTCGCAAGCAGGAAATTATCAAAGTCACCGAGCAGTTGATTGAGTCTATCAACAATGGAGACTTTGAGGCCTACGC GAAGATTTGTGATCCCGGTCTGACTTCTTTTGAGCCCGAGGCACTGGGAAATCTGGTTGAAGGACACGACTTCCACCGCTTTTACTTTGAGAACG CCCTGTCTAAAGGGAACAAGCCCGTGCACACCATTCTCTTGAACCCGCACGTTCACCTGATCGGGGAGAACGCGGCGTGCATCGCCTACATTCGGCTGACCCAGTACATGGACGGCAGCGGCATGCCGCGCACCATGCAGTCCGAGGAGACCCGCGTGTGGCACCGCCGCGACGGCAAGTGGCAGAACATCCACTTCCACCGCTCCGGCTCCCCCAGCATCCCCTCCCAGTAA